One genomic window of Medicago truncatula cultivar Jemalong A17 chromosome 1, MtrunA17r5.0-ANR, whole genome shotgun sequence includes the following:
- the LOC120578151 gene encoding F-box/kelch-repeat protein At3g06240: MSTTPSPVFFIGTIPITTTGLPWYWKKPAMSTIPSPVFFSDDLLVEILSLLSVKSLLRFRCVSKSWNALISDPFFVKFHLKRSKSQNQHLTLVTFHVKFIKVVTTHNRYSERYYTYDSYDRLEVDENDYSFIPYPISCLLDNLSITLVADPHSLLKLNDFANIVGSCNGLICLTNKHPIDASCYEYRFRLWNPATRKISQIIGSFRDVNGFIFNFGCDNSTGTFKVVASC; encoded by the coding sequence ATGTCTACGACTCCATCGCCGGTGTTCTTTATTGGAACAATCCCTATAACTACAACGGGACTGCCTTGGTATTGGAAAAAACCAGCCATGTCTACGATTCCGTCGCCGGTGTTCTTCTCTGATGATCTCCTCGTCGAGATCCTTTCATTACTTTCTGTGAAATCTCTCCTTCGATTCAGATGCGTAAGTAAGTCTTGGAACGCTCTAATTTCTGATCCCTTTTTTGTGAAATTCCATCTCAAGagatcaaaatcacaaaatcaacacCTCACACTAGTCACTTTTCACGTCAAATTTATCAAAGTAGTCACTACTCACAACAGATATAGCGAAAGATATTACACTTATGATAGTTACGATAGACTTGAGGTTGATGAAAATGATTACAGTTTCATTCCATATCCTATATCTTGTTTACTCGATAACCTGTCGATTACCCTTGTTGCTGATCCTCACTCTCTATTGAAGTTAAACGATTTTGCTAATATAGTTGGTTCTTGCAACGGATTGATTTGTTTGACTAATAAACATCCCATTGATGCTTCATGTTACGAATACCGGTTCCGTTTATGGAACCCGGCCACTAGGAAAATATCTCAAATAATTGGGTCTTTTCGTGATGTAAACGGTTTCATCTTCAATTTTGGTTGTGATAATTCCACTGGCACTTTTAAAGTGGTTGCGTCATGTTAA
- the LOC120578153 gene encoding uncharacterized mitochondrial protein AtMg00810-like, which produces MSVVCENLSIGFSQSKSDNSLFIYRKYAHMAYLLLYVDDIILTASSDDLRKSIISRLNSECAMKDLGPLSYFLGIAVTRHDGGLFLSQKKYADEILKRAGMSSCKSCPTSVDTKPKLSAKTSTPYEDPSLYRSLAGALQYLTFTRPDITYAVQQICLFMHDPMDNHMHSLRRILRYIQGTSHYGLHLYPSSTTSLISYTDADWGGCPDTRRSTSGYCVFLGENLLSWSSKRQPTLS; this is translated from the coding sequence ATGTCTGTCGTCTGCGAAAATCTTTCTATCGGGTTCTCTCAAAGCAAGTCAGACAACTCTCTTTTCATCTACCGGAAATATGCACACATGGCCTATCTCCTTCTTTATGTTGACGACATCATTCTCACTGCATCTTCTGACGATCTTCGCAAGTCAATAATATCACGACTCAACTCTGAATGTGCTATGAAAGACTTGGGACCACTGAGTTATTTTTTGGGTATTGCAGTTACTCGACATGATGGTGGTTTGTTCTTATCTCAGAAAAAGTATGCAGATGAAATTCTTAAGCGAGCAGGCATGTCATCATGCAAATCATGTCCCACTTCAGTTGACACTAAACCGAAGCTTAGCGCTAAGACTAGCACTCCCTATGAAGACCCATCATTATACCGTAGCCTTGCCGGTGCTCTCCAATACCTCACTTTCACGAGACCCGACATTACATATGCGGTACAACAGATATGTCTTTTTATGCATGATCCCATGGACAATCACATGCACTCTCTTCGACGCATTTTGCGTTACATTCAAGGAACTAGTCACTATGGTTTACATCTTTATCCATCATCCACTACATCGTTGATCTCTTACACAGATGCTGATTGGGGAGGATGTCCCGACACTAGACGATCTACCTCCGgttattgtgtttttcttggaGAGAACTTACTATCATGGTCGTCCAAACGTCAACCCACATTGTCTTGA
- the LOC25491282 gene encoding LOW QUALITY PROTEIN: DExH-box ATP-dependent RNA helicase DExH12 (The sequence of the model RefSeq protein was modified relative to this genomic sequence to represent the inferred CDS: deleted 2 bases in 1 codon): protein MRVFSLGDNVWRNIESFPVIPLRVNFRDSEYADVFLNGTLNWLAVQNDVPITRYSHLAVKDITVEQIVIVSLNLGTETYNQYRLPQGFAEVPLIEPTVGVLGDCLCFSYSYKRTNLIIWQMKEFGVDESWTQFLKYSYYDLQLKNDFSSPKSNLRFMPLFLSKDGDTVILKMFPDFSWDDRVHGYVEPFWVIVEDNDGENILHHEYFMLKKQYVDEDHTLNFIVPIYEPLPPQYFIRVVSDRWLGSQTGLPVSFRHIILPEKYPPPTELLDLQPLPVTALQSPSYETLYQDFKHFNPIQTQVFTALYNSDDNALVAAPTGSGKTICAEFAILRNHQKGSDSVMRVVYVAPIEALAKERYRDWEKKFGGGLKLAVVELTGETTTDLKLLEKGQIIISTPEKWDALSRRWKQRKHVQQVSLFIIDELHLIGGQRGPVLEVIVSRMKYIANQVENKIRFVALSTSVANAKDLGDWIGATSHCLFNFSPVVRPVPLEIHIQSVDIANFKARMQAMTKRTYTAIAQHAKNGKPALVFVPTRKHVRLTTMDLITYSSADSGEKSFLLQSTKELEPFLNKISDEMLKVTLREGVGYLHEGLSSLDHDIAAQLFEAGWIQGCVLSSSMCYKDTLLAHLVVVMGTRYYDGENAQTDYPVTDLLQMMGHASRPLVDHSGKCVILCHAPSKEYYKKFLFEAFPVESHLHHFLHDNLNAEIVAGIIENKQDVVDYLTWTFMYRRLTQNPNYYNLQGVSHRHLSDYLSELVENTLSDLEASKCVSIEDDIHLSPLNLGMISSYYNISYTTIERFSSCITSNTKMKGLLEILSSASEYAYLPIQPGEEEVVRRLINHQRFSFESPKVKDPHVKANALLQAHFSRQFVGGNLALDQREVLLSANKLLQALVDVISSNGWLSLALLAMEVSQMMTQGLWGRDSMLLQLPHFTKDLAKKCEENPGKSIETIFDLLKMEDVARRELLNMPNSYLFDIARFCNRFPNVDLLYEVLQNDSVRTGEDITICVTLERDIDGKTKIGPVDAPRYPKAKEEGWWLVVGDTKTNSLLAIKRVSLQRKLKAKLQFAAPADAGKKSYILFFMCDSYMGCDQEYSFTVDVKEADGGDKDSSKE, encoded by the exons ATGAGAGTTTTCAGTTTAGGTGATAATGTTTGGAGAAATATTGAAAGTTTCCCGGTTATTCCTCTCCGTGTGAATTTTCGAGACTCTGAGTATGCTGATGTGTTTCTTAATGGCACTCTTAATTGGTTGGCTGTTCAAAATGACGTCCCAATCACTCGTTATAGTCATCTGGCGGTGAAGGATATTACTGTTGAACAGATTGTTATTGTTTCACTTAATTTGGGGACTGAGACATACAATCAATATCGGTTGCCTCAGGGTTTTGCTGAGGTGCCGCTTATAGAGCCAACTGTTGGTGTGTTGGGGGACTgcctttgtttttcttattcttataaGAGGACCAATCTTATTATATGGCAGATGAAGGAATTTGGCGTTGACGAGTCTTGGACTCAATTTCTTAAATATAGTTATTATGAtcttcaattaaaaaatgacTTTAGTAGTCCTAAGAGCAATCTACGTTTCATGCCATTGTTTCTTTCTAAGGATGGTGATACAGTCATATTGAAGA TGTTTCCAGATTTCTCATGGGATGACAGAGTACATGGA TATGTTGAGCCGTTTTGGGTGATTGTGGAGGATAATGATGGGGAAAATATTCTTCATCACGAGTATTTTATGCTGAAAAAACAATATGTTGATGAGGATCATACTTTGAATTTCATAGTACCAATATATGAACCTCTTCCTCCTCAATACTTTATCCGTGTTGTTTCTGATAGGTGGCTTGGATCCCAAACTGGTTTACCTGTTTCTTTCAGGCACATAATTTTACCTGAAAAGTATCCTCCACCTACTGAGCTGTTGGATCTGCAGCCACTGCCTGTGACAGCCTTACAAAGTCCTTCTTATGAAACTCTTTATCAGGATTTTAAGCATTTTAATCCTATACAGACACAAGTCTTCACAGCTCTGTATAATTCTGATGACAATGCCTTAGTTGCTGCTCCGACCGGGAGTGGTAAGACTATATGTGCAGAATTTGCAATTTTGAGGAATCATCAAAAAGGGTCTGATAGTGTCATGCGTGTTGTTTATGTAGCACCCATTGAAGCTCTTGCCAAGGAACGGTATCGTGATTGGGAGAAGAAATTTGGGGGTGGTCTTAAATTAGCAGTAGTTGAATTAACTGGAGAAACAACAACAGATCTGAAACTGCTTGAGAAAGGTCAGATTATTATTAGTACTCCAGAGAAATGGGATGCTTTATCCCGCCGTTGGAAACAGAGGAAACATGTTCAACAAGTTAGTCTTTTCATCATTGATGAGCTACACTTGATTGGAGGTCAAAGGGGTCCTGTTTTAGAGGTTATTGTGTCTCGGATGAAATATATTGCTAATCAGGTTGAAAATAAGATTCGTTTTGTGGCTTTATCAACCTCAGTTGCAAATGCCAAGGATTTGGGAGATTGG attGGAGCTACCTCCCATTGCCTATTCAATTTTTCACCCGTTGTTCGTCCTGTGCCATTGGAAATACACATTCAGAGTGTAGATATTGCCAATTTTAAGGCGAGGATGCAGGCGATGACCAAACGAACTTACACTGCGATTGCTCAACATGCTAAAAATGGGAAACCAGCCCTTGTATTTGTGCCTACAAGAAAGCATGTCCGATTGACAACTATGGATCTGATTACATACTCAAGTGCAGACAGTGGAGAGAAATCGTTTTTATTGCAGTCCACAAAAGAACTTGAACCTTTTCTTAACAAGATTagtgatgaaatgttaaaagtCACATTACGTGAAGGGGTTGGCTACTTGCACGAGGGATTGAGTAGTCTTGATCATGACATTGCGGCGCAACTATTTGAAGCTGGTTGGATTCAGGGCTGTGTTTTAAGTAGTTCCATGTGCTACAAAGATACATTGTTAGCTCATTTGGTTGTTGTGATGGGCACACGGTACTATGATGGGGAGAATGCACAGACAGACTACCCTGTTACTGATCTTCTGCAGATGATGGGTCATGCCAGTCGTCCTTTGGTGGACCATTCTGGAAAGTGTGTCATCTTATGCCATGCACCTTCTAAGGAGTATTACAAAAAGTTTTTGTTCGAAGCATTCCCGGTTGAAAGTCATCTTCATCACTTTTTACATGATAATTTGAATGCTGAAATTGTTGCTGGAATTATTGAAAACAAGCAAGACGTTGTGGATTATCTTACATGGACATTCATGTACAGGCGTCTCACCCAGAATCCCaactattacaatttacaaGGAGTTAGTCACAGGCATCTTTCTGATTACCTCTCTGAGTTGGTGGAAAATACATTGAGTGATTTGGAAGCAAGCAAGTGTGTTTCTATAGAGGATGATATACATTTGTCTCCTCTTAATCTTGGAATGATATCATCCTACTATAACATAAGTTACACAACAATTGAAAGGTTTTCATCATGTATTACTTCAAACACGAAAATGAAGGGGCTTTTGGAAATTCTGTCATCAGCATCAGAATATGCTTACCTTCCAATACAGCCTGGGGAAGAAGAGGTGGTTCGCAGGTTAATAAATCACCAAAGGTTTTCTTTTGAAAGCCCCAAAGTTAAAGATCCACATGTCAAAGCCAATGCCTTGCTTCAGGCTCATTTTTCACGGCAGTTTGTAGGTGGGAACCTTGCATTGGACCAGAGAGAGGTGTTGCTTTCTGCAAATAAACTGCTTCAGGCATTGGTGGATGTAATATCGAGCAATGGTTGGCTGAGTTTGGCTCTTCTTGCTATGGAAGTTAGTCAAATGATGACACAAGGATTGTGGGGACGTGACTCTATGCTGCTACAACTTCCTCATTTCACAAAGGATTTGGCTAAGAAATGCGAGGAGAACCCAGGGAAGAGTATAGAAACCATCTTTGATTTATTGAAGATGGAAGATGTTGCGAGGCGTGAATTGTTAAACATGCCAAATTCATACTTATTTGACATTGCTCGCTTTTGTAATCGCTTTCCTAATGTTGATTTGTTGTATGAAGTCCTGCAAAATGACAGTGTCCGGACTGGTGAGGATATAACAATATGTGTCACTCTGGAGAGGGATATCGACGGTAAGACAAAAATAGGACCTGTTGATGCTCCTAGGTATCCAAAAGCCAAGGAGGAAGGATGGTGGCTTGTTGTTGGTGATACCAAAACCAACTCGTTACTTGCAATTAAGCGGGTTTCCTTGCAGCGGAAATTAAAAGCCAAACTGCAGTTTGCTGCACCTGCTGATGCTGGAAAGAAATCTTACATACTTTTTTTCATGTGCGACTCATACATGGGTTGTGATCAAGAATATAGTTTCACGGTTGATGTTAAGGAAGCAGATGGTGGCGATAAAGATAGCAGCAAAGAATGA